From the Thermovirga lienii DSM 17291 genome, one window contains:
- a CDS encoding acylphosphatase (PFAM: Acylphosphatase~COGs: COG1254 Acylphosphatase~InterPro IPR017968: IPR020456: IPR001792~KEGG: pfu:PF0283 acylphosphatase~PFAM: acylphosphatase~SPTR: Acylphosphatase): protein MSQKAAHVRIIGHVQGVGFRWQAMLLARSLNIDGWIRNCQDGTVEAFIQGEKDAVTQMLQWLKIGPPRAKVEALEVSWCETGHEIKGFNIIG, encoded by the coding sequence TTGTCACAAAAGGCAGCCCACGTACGCATCATCGGGCACGTTCAGGGAGTAGGATTCAGATGGCAAGCAATGCTTCTAGCCAGATCCCTCAATATAGATGGATGGATCAGAAATTGCCAAGACGGTACAGTGGAAGCTTTCATCCAAGGAGAGAAAGATGCTGTAACCCAAATGCTTCAATGGCTAAAGATCGGTCCTCCAAGAGCCAAAGTTGAAGCCCTTGAAGTTTCATGGTGTGAGACAGGCCACGAAATCAAGGGCTTCAATATAATCGGCTGA
- a CDS encoding argininosuccinate synthase (PFAM: Arginosuccinate synthase~TIGRFAM: argininosuccinate synthase~COGs: COG0137 Argininosuccinate synthase~InterPro IPR018223: IPR001518~KEGG: tai:Taci_0753 argininosuccinate synthase~PFAM: argininosuccinate synthase~PRIAM: Argininosuccinate synthase~SPTR: Argininosuccinate synthase;~TIGRFAM: argininosuccinate synthase) produces the protein MYKGKVVLAYSGGLDTSVAIKWLQEQGYDVVTFTADVGQNIDLDEVKEKAFKIGAVNAYVMDLKKEFVETMVWPALKANALYEGKYPLNSALSRPLIAKYLAWIAEVEGAVAVAHGCTGKGQDQVRIEVCSKALNPDLEVLAPVRDWHFSRDAEIEYAKANDIPIPITKESPYSIDSNLWGRSIECGPLEDPWVEPPSDAFTMTVDPWEAPDEPEYVEIGFKDGIPVSLNGQQMDGVTLILKLNEIAGKHGVGRIDMIEDRLVGFKSREVYECPATVVLLQAHQAVESMTLPKEVITTKMDLSLKYAELTYVGYWFSPLKEALDAFFDNIQKYVNGTARIRLYKGNAVVVGIKADKALYQEDIATYSDKDAFDHEAAKGFITIWGLPAVTWKSVHKEKSEKPSFLKVVGNGAN, from the coding sequence ATGTATAAAGGGAAAGTAGTTTTGGCGTACAGCGGAGGTTTGGATACGTCAGTTGCCATTAAGTGGCTCCAGGAGCAAGGATATGATGTGGTTACCTTTACTGCGGATGTGGGGCAGAATATTGATCTGGACGAAGTAAAGGAAAAGGCCTTCAAGATAGGAGCTGTCAATGCATATGTCATGGATTTAAAAAAGGAATTCGTTGAGACCATGGTATGGCCTGCTTTGAAGGCCAATGCGCTTTATGAGGGCAAATACCCTCTCAACTCTGCGCTCTCAAGGCCTCTTATAGCTAAATATCTGGCCTGGATTGCTGAAGTGGAGGGGGCCGTAGCTGTTGCCCATGGTTGCACCGGAAAGGGACAAGACCAGGTGAGGATAGAGGTTTGTTCCAAAGCATTGAACCCGGACCTTGAGGTCCTAGCACCGGTGAGGGACTGGCATTTTTCCAGGGATGCTGAGATAGAATACGCCAAGGCCAACGATATTCCAATACCTATAACGAAAGAATCCCCCTATTCCATAGATTCTAACCTTTGGGGAAGGTCCATCGAATGTGGCCCCCTCGAAGATCCTTGGGTGGAACCGCCAAGTGATGCCTTTACCATGACTGTTGATCCATGGGAGGCTCCCGATGAACCGGAATACGTTGAAATTGGTTTCAAAGATGGTATTCCTGTGTCGCTCAACGGCCAGCAGATGGATGGTGTAACTTTGATATTGAAATTGAACGAGATAGCTGGAAAACATGGTGTAGGTCGAATCGATATGATTGAAGACAGGTTGGTGGGATTCAAGAGCAGGGAGGTTTATGAGTGCCCGGCCACGGTTGTTTTGCTGCAAGCCCACCAGGCTGTTGAATCAATGACGCTTCCTAAGGAAGTCATAACTACCAAGATGGATTTGTCTCTAAAGTATGCGGAGCTAACCTATGTGGGATATTGGTTCTCGCCATTAAAAGAAGCGCTGGATGCTTTCTTTGACAATATTCAGAAATATGTCAATGGAACTGCTCGGATCCGTCTGTATAAGGGGAATGCAGTGGTGGTGGGAATAAAAGCGGATAAGGCTCTTTATCAAGAAGATATTGCGACCTATTCCGATAAGGATGCATTTGACCATGAGGCGGCAAAAGGGTTCATCACCATATGGGGGCTACCCGCTGTGACTTGGAAGAGCGTCCACAAGGAAAAATCGGAGAAGCCTTCTTTCCTCAAGGTCGTAGGAAACGGCGCAAATTAG
- a CDS encoding stationary-phase survival protein SurE (PFAM: Survival protein SurE~TIGRFAM: 5'/3'-nucleotidase SurE~COGs: COG0496 acid phosphatase~InterPro IPR002828~KEGG: aco:Amico_1175 stationary-phase survival protein SurE~PFAM: Survival protein SurE~SPTR: 5'-nucleotidase surE;~TIGRFAM: stationary-phase survival protein SurE): MKLLLTNDDGVFAPGLITLASNLAAEGHEVWVVAPDRERSSIGHAITLFKPLRLWNIESGVYPNNVKVWACDGTPSDCVVLGIEEILPEADAVVSGINRGPNLGDDLTYSGTVSAAMEAHFLGKPAVAVSLCCEANENGHLYDTAAKAVIAILNKFCDIGFYDSLLLNVNVPNLPIKAIKGFSVTKKGIRMYEEKVTKLNDPKGNVYYWISGRIEDKLEDGADVKAVKDGFVSITPIHMDLTHYPSIDKLKRAGLEEIKIQF, from the coding sequence ATGAAGTTACTATTGACAAACGATGACGGAGTATTTGCCCCAGGACTTATAACTTTGGCCAGCAATCTTGCGGCCGAGGGACACGAGGTGTGGGTTGTGGCCCCAGATAGAGAAAGAAGCAGCATAGGGCATGCTATAACTTTGTTCAAGCCCTTGAGGCTATGGAATATAGAGAGTGGGGTCTATCCAAACAACGTTAAAGTTTGGGCTTGTGATGGTACTCCTTCAGATTGCGTGGTGCTGGGAATTGAGGAAATATTGCCTGAAGCTGATGCTGTTGTTTCAGGTATCAATAGAGGGCCCAACTTAGGTGATGACCTTACATATTCTGGTACTGTTTCTGCTGCAATGGAAGCTCATTTTTTAGGAAAACCTGCTGTGGCTGTATCTTTATGCTGTGAAGCAAACGAAAATGGTCATCTGTATGATACTGCGGCAAAGGCTGTCATAGCGATATTGAACAAATTCTGCGATATAGGATTTTATGATAGTTTGCTTCTCAACGTGAACGTACCCAATCTGCCTATAAAAGCAATAAAGGGTTTCAGTGTTACCAAAAAGGGAATAAGAATGTATGAGGAAAAGGTGACAAAGCTCAATGATCCGAAGGGTAACGTTTATTATTGGATTTCTGGTAGAATAGAGGACAAGCTTGAAGATGGAGCAGATGTCAAAGCGGTAAAAGATGGATTTGTGTCCATTACGCCCATACATATGGATTTAACTCACTACCCCTCTATCGATAAACTGAAAAGGGCAGGACTTGAAGAAATAAAGATACAATTTTGA
- a CDS encoding peptidase M50 (PFAM: Peptidase family M50~COGs: COG1994 Zn-dependent protease~InterPro IPR008915~KEGG: aco:Amico_1176 peptidase M50~PFAM: peptidase M50~SPTR: Peptidase M50;~manually curated) has protein sequence MHFPALGDLILSVPAVLWAITFHEFCHGYVAFKLGDPTAMRAGRLTLNPLAHLDPIGALMLLLFRFGWAKPVPIDTRYFKKPSRDIALVSIAGVTGNFLTAAFCGVLARIIPGKFLILYPALGRFIVLLAVINLGLGVFNLIPIPPLDGSKLLYLVLPPRWLGKFFFLERYSFLILMVLLVSGVIQAIMSPLISIMLRIIF, from the coding sequence ATGCATTTTCCAGCATTAGGAGATCTTATCTTGAGTGTTCCCGCAGTACTGTGGGCTATTACTTTTCACGAATTTTGTCATGGCTACGTGGCGTTTAAATTAGGGGATCCCACGGCCATGAGAGCAGGTCGACTGACCCTTAATCCCCTGGCGCATTTAGATCCCATAGGGGCTCTTATGCTTTTGCTTTTCAGGTTCGGATGGGCAAAGCCTGTGCCTATAGATACCAGGTACTTCAAAAAACCGTCAAGAGATATAGCTTTGGTTTCTATAGCTGGAGTTACAGGTAATTTTTTAACTGCTGCTTTTTGTGGAGTGTTGGCCAGAATCATTCCGGGCAAATTTTTGATTTTGTATCCGGCCCTAGGAAGGTTTATCGTATTATTGGCCGTTATAAATCTTGGTCTAGGCGTGTTCAATCTCATACCCATACCACCTCTTGATGGTTCCAAGCTTTTGTACTTGGTCTTGCCCCCCAGATGGTTGGGCAAATTTTTCTTTTTGGAACGATATAGTTTCCTTATTCTCATGGTTTTACTTGTGAGTGGTGTAATTCAGGCCATAATGAGCCCATTGATCAGCATTATGCTCAGAATCATATTCTGA
- a CDS encoding Polynucleotide adenylyltransferase region (PFAM: DHHA1 domain; DHH family; CBS domain; Poly A polymerase head domain~COGs: COG0617 tRNA nucleotidyltransferase/poly(A) polymerase~InterPro IPR000644: IPR001667: IPR003156: IPR002646~KEGG: aco:Amico_1177 CBS domain containing protein~PFAM: Polynucleotide adenylyltransferase region; CBS domain containing protein; phosphoesterase RecJ domain protein; phosphoesterase DHHA1~SMART: CBS domain containing protein~SPTR: PolyA polymerase family protein), whose protein sequence is MRVITTHIGADFDSLASMVAAKKLYGEGVLCFSGSAGRNVREFLMKHAGQWEVLTPRQVEFESIRSLVVVDARAPNRIGQFAELLNKPGVEVHVFDHHPAVIEDIPADFALIEPLGATTTLIVEKLISENIPISPHEATLFAMGIYEDTGALTFGSTTIRDINAVMFLKSIGADLTSIPFHIELSLDPVERRIQDKLIENARERLINGAKVVLSTLVFEQYVEGLSLFVHRLRDYFEADVAIAAVKMGRHIYVVARSREDVLDVAQFLAPLGGGGHPQAASVTLPEGNPERVIDELERKLGNAIKPNITIGDIMTSPVMAVDPSILIEDAYKVMIRYGHAALPVADKGKLRGIITRKDLDKATVHGLGKAPVEDFMTERPVWISPEASIAEAHRLMVMRNIGRLPVVKDEVLVGIVTRTDILRALYPRSLPSEKGSHAIEMPWTENVASTMAQRLKPWVISLLAKLGGRAEEMRLKAYIVGGFVRDLLLGRENEDLDVVIEGDAIEFIKSWEQDGCRVAIHKKFKTGTIVFPDGKKVDVATARREFYEYPVAQPSVSSDSLKHDLYRRDYTVNAMAISINCSTWGTLVDYFGGRQDLKKKLLRVLHNLSFVEDPTRVIRGIRLEQRLEFTIEENTFRLLVNCIKGGLVSLLSGVRLRSELELIFKEDAPYKIVKRCTQIGLWRSLFPGLNPGRDTIKIMRRISFFKRRLSGDLPSMAGADWLPYLSALVSESHRDGMLSVLDRLHVSDKERAIVIESIDGMGSAEHILGGRGEKPNSRIYEFLSKVHPAIALYWAAATNRWRVRRRILLYLTRLRKIEPMLIGRDILDLGYREGPMIGYILKGLRNARLDGLVETREEEIEWVLKNFPKMDRK, encoded by the coding sequence TTGAGGGTTATAACTACGCATATAGGTGCGGATTTTGACTCTTTGGCCAGCATGGTTGCCGCAAAGAAGTTGTATGGAGAGGGAGTTCTTTGTTTTTCAGGCTCAGCAGGTAGAAACGTTAGAGAGTTTTTGATGAAGCATGCTGGCCAATGGGAAGTTTTGACTCCAAGACAGGTGGAATTTGAGTCTATAAGGTCATTGGTGGTCGTTGATGCCCGAGCTCCTAACAGGATAGGACAGTTCGCGGAGCTTTTAAACAAACCAGGAGTGGAGGTTCATGTTTTCGATCACCACCCTGCGGTGATCGAAGATATACCGGCAGATTTTGCCCTTATAGAACCCCTTGGAGCCACTACCACGCTGATAGTCGAGAAACTGATTTCTGAAAATATCCCTATTTCTCCTCATGAAGCAACATTGTTTGCTATGGGTATATACGAGGATACAGGGGCTTTGACCTTCGGATCTACCACCATTAGGGATATTAACGCCGTAATGTTTCTCAAGAGTATAGGAGCTGACTTAACCTCCATTCCTTTCCATATAGAGCTTTCTTTGGATCCTGTTGAACGTAGGATCCAAGATAAACTTATAGAAAATGCCAGGGAAAGATTGATAAATGGAGCCAAGGTAGTGCTTTCCACCCTTGTCTTTGAACAATACGTAGAAGGTTTGTCTCTTTTCGTTCACAGGCTCAGAGATTATTTCGAGGCAGATGTAGCAATAGCGGCCGTTAAGATGGGAAGGCATATTTATGTGGTCGCGCGAAGCAGGGAAGATGTTCTGGACGTGGCTCAATTTCTAGCCCCCTTGGGGGGTGGCGGTCATCCTCAGGCGGCTTCCGTTACGTTGCCAGAAGGTAACCCCGAAAGGGTTATAGACGAGCTGGAGAGAAAACTAGGAAATGCCATCAAACCTAATATTACCATAGGCGATATAATGACAAGTCCAGTTATGGCCGTGGATCCTTCGATCCTAATCGAGGATGCTTACAAGGTCATGATTCGCTATGGGCACGCTGCGCTGCCAGTGGCGGATAAAGGTAAACTGAGGGGGATAATAACCAGAAAAGACCTGGACAAGGCCACGGTCCACGGTCTTGGGAAAGCTCCCGTTGAAGATTTCATGACTGAACGCCCTGTGTGGATCTCTCCAGAAGCCTCCATAGCAGAGGCCCACAGGCTCATGGTAATGCGCAACATAGGAAGATTGCCTGTAGTAAAGGACGAAGTGTTGGTCGGGATAGTTACTCGAACGGATATCTTAAGAGCTCTTTATCCCCGTTCCCTGCCCAGCGAGAAAGGTTCTCACGCCATTGAGATGCCCTGGACAGAAAATGTGGCCTCAACGATGGCTCAGAGGCTGAAACCATGGGTTATATCTCTTCTTGCCAAGCTGGGAGGAAGGGCAGAAGAGATGAGACTAAAAGCATACATAGTTGGAGGTTTTGTAAGGGATCTTTTATTGGGTAGAGAAAACGAGGATCTAGATGTTGTTATTGAAGGAGATGCTATAGAATTTATTAAATCTTGGGAACAAGATGGCTGCCGTGTCGCAATCCACAAGAAGTTCAAGACAGGAACGATAGTTTTTCCTGACGGCAAAAAGGTAGATGTAGCTACAGCCAGAAGGGAATTTTATGAGTATCCGGTTGCTCAACCTTCCGTGTCCAGTGATTCTCTTAAGCACGACCTTTATAGAAGGGATTACACTGTCAATGCCATGGCTATTTCAATAAATTGTTCTACCTGGGGAACGTTAGTGGACTATTTTGGAGGTAGGCAGGACCTTAAGAAAAAGCTTTTAAGGGTTCTTCACAATTTGAGCTTCGTAGAGGACCCCACGAGGGTGATAAGAGGTATAAGGCTTGAGCAGCGACTGGAGTTCACTATAGAGGAAAACACCTTTAGGTTGTTGGTTAATTGTATAAAGGGTGGCTTGGTATCGCTGCTTTCAGGGGTAAGACTAAGGAGCGAATTGGAACTAATCTTCAAAGAAGATGCTCCATACAAGATAGTCAAAAGGTGCACTCAGATTGGCCTGTGGAGATCATTATTCCCGGGGCTTAACCCTGGACGGGATACAATAAAGATAATGAGAAGAATAAGCTTCTTTAAAAGGAGACTTAGCGGAGATTTACCCAGTATGGCAGGTGCTGATTGGTTGCCGTACCTAAGTGCTCTGGTCTCTGAATCCCATAGGGATGGAATGCTTTCTGTTTTGGATCGCCTCCATGTCTCAGATAAAGAAAGAGCTATAGTGATAGAAAGCATTGATGGAATGGGATCTGCCGAGCATATACTAGGGGGGCGAGGAGAGAAACCTAACTCAAGGATATATGAATTTTTGTCAAAGGTCCATCCAGCTATAGCATTGTATTGGGCAGCCGCAACCAATAGGTGGCGCGTAAGAAGGAGGATCCTTCTTTACCTGACTAGGCTAAGGAAGATAGAACCAATGCTTATCGGAAGAGATATATTGGATTTGGGCTACAGGGAGGGCCCAATGATAGGATATATTCTGAAGGGCTTACGAAACGCCAGATTAGATGGTCTTGTTGAAACCAGGGAAGAGGAAATAGAATGGGTGTTGAAAAATTTTCCCAAGATGGATAGAAAGTAG
- a CDS encoding dephospho-CoA kinase (PFAM: Dephospho-CoA kinase; CutA1 divalent ion tolerance protein~TIGRFAM: dephospho-CoA kinase~COGs: COG0237 Dephospho-CoA kinase~InterPro IPR001977: IPR004323~KEGG: tai:Taci_0749 dephospho-CoA kinase~PFAM: Dephospho-CoA kinase; CutA1 divalent ion tolerance protein~PRIAM: Dephospho-CoA kinase~SPTR: Dephospho-CoA kinase;~TIGRFAM: dephospho-CoA kinase): MFVVGLTGDVGAGKTTVASMLSQLGAQYISADRIVSELWQDEDILKAAKDRWGTRVFSDGGTPLPERISEIIFEDEGEYKWLCNLLHPRVREQMEAKVLFGSGLIVAEIPLLFENGVPWWVDFTVYVTSPMEERIKRNSERGWDELELTRREKWLMPQEIKLKASDWVIANDRRLDELRVEVKKLMVFLKKISCCIEGFFTCGSFEEAERIAKKLLEKNLVACTNIVDVESRYLWLGNLESETEYLVVFKSIESLFPEIERVVRDEHSYDLPVVTAQRMKKASIDVRKWIMEECGS, encoded by the coding sequence ATGTTCGTGGTGGGTTTGACAGGCGACGTTGGGGCTGGTAAGACAACAGTTGCGTCCATGCTGTCACAACTGGGTGCGCAGTATATCAGCGCAGATAGAATAGTTTCTGAACTTTGGCAAGATGAAGATATTTTGAAAGCGGCGAAGGACAGATGGGGAACAAGGGTCTTTTCAGACGGAGGGACTCCCTTACCAGAGAGGATCTCTGAGATTATTTTTGAAGATGAAGGAGAATACAAATGGCTATGCAATCTTCTTCATCCCAGAGTCAGAGAGCAGATGGAGGCAAAAGTACTGTTTGGTTCTGGTCTGATTGTGGCTGAAATTCCTCTATTGTTTGAAAATGGTGTCCCGTGGTGGGTGGATTTTACCGTTTATGTTACATCTCCTATGGAGGAAAGGATTAAAAGAAACAGCGAAAGAGGCTGGGATGAATTGGAACTTACAAGGCGCGAGAAATGGCTTATGCCCCAGGAGATCAAACTCAAAGCTTCTGATTGGGTGATAGCTAACGATAGGAGATTGGATGAGCTAAGGGTAGAAGTTAAGAAACTTATGGTTTTCCTTAAGAAGATATCATGCTGCATCGAGGGTTTTTTTACCTGTGGATCCTTCGAAGAGGCGGAGCGCATAGCTAAGAAGTTATTGGAGAAGAACCTTGTGGCATGTACGAACATAGTTGACGTGGAATCTCGGTACCTTTGGCTGGGCAATCTAGAAAGTGAAACTGAATATTTGGTTGTTTTTAAAAGCATAGAGAGTTTGTTTCCAGAGATAGAAAGGGTCGTTAGGGATGAGCACAGCTACGATCTTCCAGTTGTCACGGCTCAGAGGATGAAGAAAGCTTCTATCGATGTTAGAAAATGGATAATGGAGGAATGTGGTAGTTGA
- a CDS encoding UvrD/REP helicase (PFAM: UvrD/REP helicase~COGs: COG0210 Superfamily I DNA and RNA helicase~InterPro IPR000212: IPR014016: IPR014017~KEGG: aco:Amico_1179 UvrD/REP helicase~PFAM: UvrD/REP helicase~SPTR: UvrD/REP helicase) — MKIETSKLLESLNKEQAEAVKHTDSSMLVLAGAGSGKTRVLAHKFAYLVAEEGIHPSRILAVTFTNKAAREMRHRVQTLIGEMGTSLEVSTFHSFGLRFLMRHAKRMERLLGRKMKTIFDRQDSKSLLKGIIKDVNLDPKKYEVNWVMEEISKSKSDVLPPYYDYRKLTSPLDMVMEKYEDHLKAQGAADFDDLLVLPLKLLHMDKELRELEQSRYAWILVDEYQDVNRLQYLLLKTLKGKDSKIMVVGDPDQSIYGWRGADMRMILNFDKDFPDSKVFMLQRNYRSTKTILEAANAVIRNNLQRPDKVLWTDREKGEPISVFLARNEHEEAAFITDEILRLRSQGYRWNEMAVLYRVNAMSRLYEEYFLRNGVPYSILKGTAFYERKEVKDILAYMRLIVNPLDAVSLQRVGNVPARGLGPKSMSKLISYINGIGYMEPEEVWEELSKSGANLGGKAATGVKALAKDMLNMLRIKNDIPGIINYILREMEYEKTFDGESTEKRQERVENIYELVSVADTSEGLESMLAGITLLTDMDLSKETSPDKVNMLSLHAGKGLEFPVVFLVGMEESIFPHYKCIDDKELLEEERRLCYVGMTRAEEKLYLTAARSRVLFGTLSRNGFSRFLWEIPESLKETKDQGEEVCPDVRGGFDRRRWGW, encoded by the coding sequence ATGAAGATAGAAACGTCAAAACTTCTTGAATCTTTGAACAAGGAGCAAGCTGAAGCGGTTAAACATACTGATAGCTCAATGCTAGTTCTTGCTGGAGCTGGAAGTGGCAAAACAAGGGTTCTGGCTCATAAGTTTGCGTATTTGGTGGCAGAGGAAGGCATACACCCATCAAGGATACTGGCCGTGACTTTCACCAATAAGGCGGCGCGAGAGATGAGGCATAGAGTGCAGACCCTTATCGGTGAGATGGGTACCTCCCTCGAAGTTTCCACCTTTCATTCTTTTGGTTTGCGCTTTTTGATGAGGCATGCCAAGAGGATGGAGAGGCTTTTGGGTAGAAAGATGAAGACGATTTTCGATAGACAGGATTCCAAGTCGCTGCTGAAAGGGATAATAAAGGATGTCAACCTAGATCCCAAAAAGTACGAAGTAAATTGGGTTATGGAAGAGATATCGAAGAGCAAATCGGATGTCCTGCCTCCTTATTATGATTATAGAAAATTGACCAGTCCTTTGGACATGGTCATGGAGAAGTATGAAGATCATCTCAAGGCACAGGGTGCAGCAGATTTTGATGATCTCTTGGTTTTGCCTCTGAAGCTTTTACATATGGACAAAGAACTAAGGGAGCTTGAGCAGTCTCGCTATGCCTGGATATTGGTGGATGAGTACCAGGATGTCAACCGACTCCAGTACCTCTTGCTGAAAACTCTGAAGGGCAAAGACAGTAAAATCATGGTTGTGGGAGATCCTGACCAGTCCATTTATGGATGGCGTGGAGCCGATATGAGGATGATCTTAAATTTTGATAAAGACTTTCCTGACTCCAAGGTGTTTATGCTTCAAAGGAATTACAGGTCGACTAAGACCATATTAGAGGCAGCAAACGCAGTCATAAGAAATAATTTACAAAGGCCAGACAAGGTCCTTTGGACAGATAGGGAAAAGGGAGAGCCGATTTCCGTCTTTTTAGCCCGCAATGAACACGAAGAAGCGGCGTTCATTACGGATGAGATCCTAAGATTGCGGTCCCAAGGGTATAGATGGAACGAGATGGCCGTGCTTTATAGGGTAAACGCCATGAGCCGACTCTACGAGGAATATTTCTTGAGAAATGGGGTGCCCTACAGCATTCTCAAAGGAACTGCCTTCTATGAAAGGAAAGAAGTAAAGGATATCTTGGCTTATATGCGCTTGATAGTTAACCCTCTGGATGCTGTTTCATTACAGCGGGTTGGTAACGTGCCTGCAAGAGGATTAGGCCCTAAGAGTATGAGCAAGTTGATTTCCTATATCAATGGAATCGGGTACATGGAACCAGAAGAGGTGTGGGAAGAGTTATCTAAGAGCGGAGCTAATCTTGGAGGGAAAGCTGCCACTGGAGTAAAGGCCCTTGCCAAGGATATGCTGAATATGTTGCGAATTAAAAACGATATCCCAGGCATCATAAACTACATCTTGAGAGAGATGGAGTATGAGAAGACCTTTGATGGCGAATCAACGGAGAAAAGACAGGAGAGGGTAGAAAACATATATGAACTTGTGTCTGTGGCCGATACAAGCGAAGGCTTGGAGTCCATGTTGGCGGGGATAACCCTTTTGACAGATATGGATCTTTCCAAGGAGACAAGTCCAGATAAAGTAAACATGTTGAGTTTGCACGCTGGGAAGGGATTGGAGTTCCCTGTAGTATTCCTAGTTGGCATGGAAGAATCAATATTTCCTCATTATAAATGCATTGACGATAAGGAGCTATTGGAGGAAGAACGAAGGCTTTGTTACGTGGGTATGACCAGAGCAGAAGAAAAACTATACCTTACGGCAGCCCGGAGCCGAGTTCTCTTTGGTACTCTTTCCCGGAATGGATTCTCTAGGTTCTTGTGGGAAATACCAGAGAGCCTGAAGGAGACGAAAGATCAGGGAGAGGAGGTCTGCCCAGATGTTCGTGGTGGGTTTGACAGGCGACGTTGGGGCTGGTAA
- a CDS encoding hydrogenase accessory protein HypB (PFAM: CobW/HypB/UreG, nucleotide-binding domain~TIGRFAM: hydrogenase accessory protein HypB~COGs: COG0378 Ni2+-binding GTPase involved in regulation of expression and maturation of urease and hydrogenase~InterPro IPR012202: IPR004392: IPR003495~KEGG: aco:Amico_1180 hydrogenase accessory protein HypB~PFAM: cobalamin synthesis protein P47K~SPTR: Hydrogenase accessory protein HypB;~TIGRFAM: hydrogenase accessory protein HypB) gives MSRKISVRQSVFAADERYALKIREMLKEKGILMLNIIGSPGAGKTTLLEATIKKLPYKVAVIEGDVATSRDAERITQAGAPAIQINTQGGCHLEAHLVWKALQDFSLDELDIIFVENVGNLVCPAEFDLGEDHKVAVCSVPEGPDKPLKYPHLFYRAGAVLLTKVDFLEHFNFDRELFWGDVRKLNPHAFQLEVASPSGIGMDAWSEIIEKWLVEKRR, from the coding sequence ATGTCACGGAAAATTAGTGTAAGACAATCTGTCTTCGCGGCAGATGAACGTTATGCTTTAAAGATACGGGAGATGCTTAAGGAAAAAGGCATATTAATGCTGAATATAATAGGTTCACCTGGAGCTGGAAAGACGACGTTGCTTGAAGCAACCATAAAGAAATTGCCCTACAAAGTAGCCGTGATAGAAGGAGATGTAGCTACTTCAAGAGATGCAGAGAGGATTACTCAGGCAGGTGCTCCGGCCATCCAGATAAATACTCAGGGCGGATGTCATCTTGAGGCCCACTTGGTATGGAAGGCTCTCCAAGATTTTTCTTTGGATGAGCTGGATATCATATTCGTGGAAAACGTGGGCAACCTTGTTTGTCCTGCTGAGTTTGACCTAGGAGAGGACCATAAAGTTGCTGTGTGCAGTGTTCCAGAAGGGCCTGATAAACCTCTCAAATATCCTCATCTTTTCTATCGCGCAGGTGCGGTTCTTTTAACCAAAGTTGATTTCTTGGAACACTTTAATTTTGACAGAGAGCTATTTTGGGGGGATGTAAGAAAATTGAATCCTCATGCCTTCCAACTGGAAGTTGCGTCTCCATCGGGCATAGGCATGGATGCATGGAGCGAGATCATTGAGAAGTGGTTGGTGGAAAAAAGAAGATGA